Part of the Leptotrichia sp. oral taxon 215 str. W9775 genome is shown below.
TGTTTTTCTGCTGAATAACTTACTGTTGCCATTACTAATAAAACAGATAGTAAAAGCATTTTCCTTTTCATATTTTTCCTCCTATAAGTTTTTAATGTGAGTAGAATTCTTTCTACTTTAATTAATTTGTGATTTCTAAAAGATACATAAAATCATGTACACCATATAATATTCATTATATATCTCTTTGATTTTTATTTGCATTTACATTATAGCACATTTTACTGATTTATTGTTAATTTGTTAACATTTTAGCTATATATTTTTTTTATACATGAAAAGATATGTTTTATATATGATATAAAATGATTAATTACTGTTTATCTAATTTAAAAAGGGACTTTTATGAAATAATATTTAAATAAATGTGATTTTTTCAATGTATTTATACCAATAAGCCATATAATATTCACTACTTTATTTTAATATTCAAATTTAAAAATTTCTTTTCTTCTCAAAATAAAAAAATATATAATTAATCTTTTAAATCTAATCATACATTTTTTTAATACATTATCTTATTTATATATTTTTATTCAGAATTCTTATTAAATTAAGCTTTATCCTTTAAAAACAACAAAATATATTCAAATTAATTTTATAAAAAAAATAACCACAATCAACATTATGGTTTAAATAAGTGGTACACCCTAGGGGGATCGAACCCCTGTTGCCGGGATGAAAACCCGATGTCCTAACCACTAGACGAAGGGTGCACATGGTGGATCTAGCTGGACTTGAACCAGCGACCACCCGGTTATGAGCCGGGGGCTCTAACCAACTGAGCTATAGATCCATATGGCGTGCCTGAAGAGATTCGAACTCCTGGCCCACGGCTTAGAAGGCCGTTGCTCTATCCAACTGAGCTACAGGCACATATGGTTTTGTTATGTTGACTAGTGGTGAGCCATACTGGAATCGAACCAGTGACACCATGATTAAAAGTCATGTGCTCTACCGACTGAGCTAATGGCTCATATAGTGGAGCGGGAGACGAGGGTCGAACTCGCGACATTCAGCTTGGAAGGCTGACGCTCTACCAACTGAGCTACTCCCGCATAATTTCTGGTGCCTCGGGCCGGACTTGAACCGGCACGGGATAAATTCCCACAGGATTTTAAGTCCTGTGCGTCTACCGATTTCGCCACCAAGGCATATCTAAAATCCTATTTCGTTTATCTCTGACAACTTAGTCAGTATAACATAAACTTATTCGTTTGTCAACACTTTTTTTTACTGATTAAGTACTTTTTTTTATTTTACTCTTCCTCTCAAGTACTTAATCAGTATACAAAATTTTACATAAAATGTCAAATTAAAATTCAATTAATTTTAAAACTTTTTTTGAAACCCTTATTTTACTTACCTTCCACATAGTCTTTTATTATATTTCTGGCCTTCTCTACTATTTCATCATATGTACCTTCCGGCTTAAATTTTTCTAGAACGGCAACTTCTATTTTTTTAGGTTTTGGAAATTTCATATATCTTGAATATGCTTCAAAGGCACCTTTTATTCCCAGACACTGGACATCTACATTCAGTTCCTTAGCAATTATAGCAAACACTTTCTTAAATTCTGCCACTTTTCCATCTTTAGTTCTTGCTCCTTCAGGGAAAATAAGCACATTTTTCCCGGCTTTAACATTTGCCGCTATTTCTTCGACACTTTTCTTAATATTTTTATTTATATCTATCAATACAACATTTCCATGACTGACAAGCAGTTTCATCAATCCTTTCTTGAAATACCAGTCTATTGCAAGAAAAATTGTATTATAAAGTATTCCTGCAGGTAAAAGACTTCCAAGTACCAACGGATCTATAAAACTTTGATGATTCGCTACAAATATCTGTTGCGGTTTATCACTCAATTTATCCCTATTTACCCTTTTCAATCTAAAATATACTTTTATTATTAAATCAAGTAATGGTCTCAACACTCTTGTTGCCCATCTGTTTTTTTCTTCAACAGGTGGTGCCGCTTCTATTATTTTTTTCCAGTCAACTTCTCCACTTTCTATTTTTGTAGCTTTTTCATTAATATATTCAGATAACGCCTTCAAATTTGATATTTCTGAAAATTTTTCTTCATCAAGATGAATTCCAAAACTATTTTCAACATATGCAAAAAATTCAACAATATCCAGAGAATCCATTCCTATTTCCAACTCAAGGTTTTCTTCAGGCTGAGCTTCTATTCCCTTTAATTTCTTTATGTAATCCTTCAGCATTCTGTAAACTTCATCGTCAGGTTCTTCCACCTGTTTTTTCTTGACATTTGTTTTCAGATAAAGTTCAGGCAGCATAAATCTTCTCACTTTTCCTACCCTTGTTTTAGGAAGTTCTTCTTCATACAATTTATAATCCAATATTTTTTCATAATTATGAACTGTAAGGTTATAATCTTCCACAATATTTTTTACATAAGCTTTTATATTAGTTATTCCCTGTTTTCTACATTCCAGTAAATCCGGAACAATTATTGCCACAAGTTTGTCATTATGTCCAAACACTCCCAGTTCCTTTATAAGTTTTTTACTTTTTTCAATTACTTTATTTTCAAGTTTTTCAGGATCAATATTTTTCCCATTTGAAAGTACTATCATGCTGCTTCTTCTTCCACGTATAGTTACATATCCTTCTTCATCAATGGAAGCCAGATCACCTGTCTTGAACCATCCATCTTCAGTTATTACTTCAGCGGTCTTTTCAGGCTTATTATAATATCCTTTCATGACAATAGGACCTCTTACCCATAGTTCTTCATCTACTATCTTTGCTTCTATATTATCAAGTTTTTTACCAACTGTTCCTATTCTACGGTCTTTTTTTGTATTAACTGCTATTACAGGTGATGTTTCAGTAAGTCCATATCCTTCCTGAACATATATTCCCAATGTTTCATAAAATTCTCCTATTTCAGGATCAAGTTTTGCTCCTCCTGAAACTATAAATGTCAGTTTTCCACCAAATTTTTCATGAACTTTTGCAAAAACCTTTCTTCTTATCTTAAAGGATTTTACTTTTGTCATAAGTTTATATATTGTTCTTGTAATGAACTTTGAATCAATCTGCTGTTTTATTCCGTCATAGAATAATTTAAATACCCTTGGAACTCCAACCAGTGCAGTAACATTATTTTTATCAAGTGCTTCCAGAATTTCCTTACTTGCTATTTTCTTTACAAATACCATTGATGCCTGATGCTGCAATATTATCAGCACTGTTGCCGTAAGCGGTAAAACATGGTGGAAAGGAAGCAAGGCAAGTATCTGGTCAGTCGGCTCAAGAAGATCTTTTTTTTCTAGTCCTTCCAGTTCTGAGCTCAAGTTATTGAAAGTCAGCATAACTCCCTTTGGAGAACCGGTTGTTCCAGAAGTATACAGCATTGTGGCTATACTGTCCCCTTCAGGATTTTCAAGCTCAAAATTACTGTTTCTTATCACTTCCAGTTTATTTTCATCAATTGGATGATTGTCCACATTAATTACTGTTATTTCACCCTTTTCATACATTGAAACTGCTTCCCTGACATTTTTCTCGCTCTCATTTGAACATATTATAAACTTAGGATCTGAATCTCCAAGAACATATAAAATTTCCTTGCTGCTGCTTGTAGAGTCCAGTGCAATTGGAATTGCCTTTCTGTCCCATAAAGCAAAGTAAGTATAAATCCATTCCGGTCTGTTTTCCATCAGAATCAGTCCAAAATCTTCCTTTTCAGCAGGTATTACATTTTCTGAAAAATATTTTACATTATTAACTAACTCAGTATAATTTATTTTCCTGTCTTCAAAATCAACTATTGCAAGCCTGTCGCCTCTATTTAAGAACATAATTCCTCCATTTCAAATGTTAAAAATATAAATTTAATTAAGTATACCATACTTTCATAAATAATAAAATAAAAATGAGGATATCTCAAAAAATAAAAAATATGAAAGAAGTTGCCTTAAAACAATAAAACCATAAGTATAATATATAAAAAAACTATATTTTTTCATTTACTAAAATTTTACTCATATAAAACAGTCATTCATTAAGGAAAAGTCAAAAACTTGCCTAAAGGCTCAGACAGATGACTTTTCCTAAATTCATTTCCTGTTTTACATTGTAAAATTCTAGATAATCCAAAAATATAGTTTTTCTACATTATTTTCAATTTTTTAAATACCCTCATTCCAAAAAATTTATATTCCTATAATAAATTTATTCCATTTTTTTCACATTCAGCTATTATTTCATCAGACCATATTGATGCCTGAACTTCCCCAATATGTGCCCTTTGAAGCAGGAACATACATATTCTTGACTGTCCAATTCCTCCACCTATTGTAAGCGGCAGTTCATTATTTAAAAGCATTTTATGGTATTCAAGTTCTTTTCTTTCTTCCAGATCAAGTTCCTTAAGCTGTCTTGCCAGTGATTCACTGTCTACTCTTATTCCCATTGATGAAAGTTCCAGAGCACTGTCAAGCACAGGATTCCACATTATAAGGTCTCCATTTAATTCCCAGTCGTCATAATCCGGAGCTCTTCCGTCATGTCTTTCCTTAGATTCCAGCATTTTTCCTATCTGCATTATAAATATTGCCCCATGTTCCTTTGCAAATCTATTTTCTCTTTCTCCGGAAGAAATCCCAGGATACAAGTTTTCCAGCTCCTGTGAAGTTATGAAAGTAACTTTTTCAGGTAAAAACTTAGTATAGTTTTCATACTTTTGAGCCAGCATTTCTTCTGTCTTTTTAAATACTGAATATATTTTGTTTACAATTTCCTTTAAGAAATCTATATTTCTATCTTCTCTGTCTATAACTCTTTCCCAATCCCACTGATCTACATAAATCGAATGCGTATTATCCAAATCTTCATCTCTTCTTATGGCATTCATGTCAGTATAAATTCCTTCACCTGAATTTACACCATATCTTTTTAATGCAAGCCTCTTCCACTTTGCCAATGAATGAACTATCTCGATAACTTCCCCTTCCGCTTCTTTCATTTCAAATGCAACAGGTCTTTCAACACCATTAAGGTTATCATTTAACCCTGTAGTCTTTTTTACAAACAGAGGTGCCGATATTCTTGTTAAGTTTAATTCTTTAGAAAGTTCCTTTTCAAAAAAATCCTTAATCAGTTTTATAGCAATTTCTGTTTCCATTATATTCTGTCTGGAAGTGTATCCTTCCGGTATTATAATACTTCCCATACTTCTACTCCTAACTGCAAATCTACAAAAAAATTTTAACAAATAAAATGGCGCACCCAGCAGGAGTTGAACCCACAACCTTCTGATCCGTAGTCAGACGCTCTATCCAATTGAGCTATGGATGCACATTTAAGTATATATTTTAAAAAAAAATGGCGGAGAAGGAGGGATTTGAACCCTCGATCCAAGTTTTAGCCCGGATACTCCCTTAGCAGGGGAGCGCATTCGGCCTCTCTGCCACTTCTCCACGTATATAAAAAATAAATGGCGGGTGAACAGGGATTCGAACCCTGAGAGCTTTCGCCTTGCCGGTTTTCAAGACCGGTCCCTTAGCCGTTCGGACATTCACCCACACTTACTCAATTAATATATCATACTTTTACATATCTTGTCAACACTTTTTTTATTTTTATAGATTTTTTTTTATTTATATAGCTTTTAAGACTCTATTTTCAAGGTTCTAACTATTTTCTTTTTTTCTATACTAAATTACAGAACTATATTTTTGAATTTTTTTAAATTTTATATTATGAAACAGGAAACAAATTAAGAAAAAGTCATTTATTCGAGCTTTCAGGCAAGTTTTTGACTTTTCCTTAATGAATTGCTGTTTTATATGAGTAAAATTTTGATAAATGGATTTAGTTTTTATTCCCATTAAATAATTTTATCTCATTTTTTTATTCACTTACTATGTCTGCCGAATTTTCAAAAAATTCTCCCATATTTCTAAATTTTTCATATCTTTTTTCCAGTAACTCTTCTATTGAAAATTTATCAATTCTTTTAAATTCTTTTAAAACAGCAGCTTTAAGATTTTTAGCAGTTTTTTCTAAATTTCTATGAGCTCCTCCAAGAGGTTCTTCTATTATATCATCAATAACTCCAAGCGATTTAAGATTTATTGCATCCATTTTCAAACTTTTTGCCGCTTCTGCCGCCTTAGTTGAGTCATTAAAAAGTATTGATGCACATCCTTCTGGTGAAATTACTGAATATACACTGTTTTCAAGCATAAGAACTGAGTCAGCAACTCCTATTCCTAATGCTCCTCCACTTCCACCTTCTCCTATTATTACAGAAACAATCGGTACTTTTAGGCCAAACATTTCAGCCAGGTTTTTAGCAATGGCTTCCCCTTGTCCTTTTTCTTCAGCTTCTATTCCAGGATATGCTCCTGCAGTGTCTATTAAAGTTAATATAGGCAATTCAAATCTTTCTGCCATCCTCATCAGCCTCAACGCTTTTCTATATCCTTCAGGACTTGCCATTCCAAAATTTCTGAACATATTTGAATCAAGATCTCTTCCCTTCTGATGACCTATTATCATTATTTTATAACCGTCAATAGAAGCCAATCCACCTATTATTGCATGGTCATCTTTTGAAAGTCTGTCTCCATGCAGCTCAATAAAATCCTCTGTCAATGTATTTATATAATCAAGCGTATAAGGTCTTTTAGGATTTCTGGAAATTTGTATTCTTTCCCATGAATCCAGTTCATTTTCAGTGAAATCCTTATATTTTTTTTCAAGTTCCTTTTCAAGTTCCCCTATCTGCTTTGAAAAATCTATATTTTTTTCTTTGGAAAATTCTTTTAATTCTTCAATTTTTTCTTCCAGTTCCTTAATCTCATCTTTCAGGCTCATATTTCCTCCAATTTATATAAGTTTTTCCAGTATACGATAAATCGTTGTTTTCAATTCTTTTCTTTCAGCAATTACATCAACCATTCCATGTTCAAGTAAAAATTCTGCCTTCTGAAATCCTTTCGGTAATTTCTGGTTTACTGTCTGTTCAATAACTCTCGGTCCTGCAAAACCTATCAATGCACCAGGCTCAGTAACTATTATATCTCCCAGCATGGCAAAAGAAGCTGTAACTCCTCCAGTTGTAGGATCTACCGGCACTGATATAAAAGGTATTCCTGCTTCATTCAATCTTTTTACTGCTCCTGAAGTTTTAGCCATCTGCATCAGTGATAAAATTCCTTCCTGCATTCTTGCTCCACCTGAACTCGAAACAATAACAACAGGAATATTTTTTTCCAGTCCTCTTTCAAGAGTTCTAGTTATTTTTTCTCCAACAACAGAACCCATACTTCCACCCATAAAACTAAATTCCATCACTGCTATACTTACGTCTATTCCATTTATTTTCCCTATTCCACTTATTACTCCATCAAGCATTCTGCTCTTTTCCTGAGAGCTTTCCAGCTTTTCCTGATATCCCGGAAAGTTAAGGAAATCTTTTGAAGTAAGTGTTATATCCTCTTCAATGAAACTTCCTTCATCTGTTAACAGTTCTATTCTTTCAAATGCTGTAAGCCTGAAATAATGTCCACATTTTGGACAGATATTCAGGTTATTCTTTAAATCCTCATTATATATAATTTCATTACATCTGCTGCATTTTTTCCATTTATTGTCATCAACTATGTCCATGCTCAATTTTGATTTTGATGTGAGTGTAACATATTTATTTTTCGATTTTTTACTCGAAAATAATCCCATTCTCTTCACCTCTCTATGTAAATTTGCTTTGAATTACTTAAAATAACTTATGTTATCTTAAAAATTAAACATATACTTTAATATAAAAATATATCATTTTCCAGTACTAATTTTACCACATAAATTGATTATTTAAAAACTTTTTTTCAATTTCATATTCATATTCATCAAAAGCAACATAATAACAGCATAAATACAGGATATCACTTTTATCATTTTTCCCATATTTTCTATCACCGACTATTGGATATCCATAATCTGAAATTTGTGCCCTTATCTGATGCTTTCTCCCTGTCACAAGATTAATATCAAGTGCTGTTTTTCCAATTTTTCCAGGATTTTTAACATTTGTTTTCCTGGATGTTTTTCTACCGATACATCTAAATTCTGTTATACTTTTCTTTCCTTCAGTTTTATTTTTAGTTACAGAAACTCCATTTTCTTCCACTAGAAGATAATTTTCTATTGTAAATTTTTCTTCCTCTATAATTCCATGGACAACAGCAATATACTTTTTACGGACTTCATTATTTCTTATTTTTTCTGAAATATAACGTAAAAACTTCAATGTCTTGCATCCGATTACCAGACCGGAAGTTTCATAATCCAGCCTATTTGCAAAATTTATATTTTCACTGTTATAGATTTCCTTAAATATTTCTGAAAGTCCATACTCGTGTCCTGTTCCTTTATGCATCGGAATATTTCCTTCTTTATTCACAATGAAAAAATCTTCATTTTCAAATATTACACATTTTTTATATTTATCAAGTACTTTTTTTTCTATTTTATTTTTTTTAAAATTTTTATTCTCATTGGAAGCTGTTTCAGCTTTCAAATATTTTACAGATATTCTTTCATTTAGGGAAAGTCTATAATTTTCCTTTACCTTTTTTCCTCCAACTTTCACATCACCTTTTCTTAAAGCCTGGAAAATTTTACTCAGTGGTTCATGCTTAAATGTTTTCTTTAAATATCTGTCTATTCTCATTCCTTCTGTTTCACTGTCTACGACATATTCAAAAATTTCCATTATGATTCCTCATTTTTAAATTTATTCTATGTGGATTTTTATACTTTCCACTATTCCTATCATAATAAACGAAGAAAGAAAGGAACTTCC
Proteins encoded:
- a CDS encoding AMP-binding protein, whose amino-acid sequence is MFLNRGDRLAIVDFEDRKINYTELVNNVKYFSENVIPAEKEDFGLILMENRPEWIYTYFALWDRKAIPIALDSTSSSKEILYVLGDSDPKFIICSNESEKNVREAVSMYEKGEITVINVDNHPIDENKLEVIRNSNFELENPEGDSIATMLYTSGTTGSPKGVMLTFNNLSSELEGLEKKDLLEPTDQILALLPFHHVLPLTATVLIILQHQASMVFVKKIASKEILEALDKNNVTALVGVPRVFKLFYDGIKQQIDSKFITRTIYKLMTKVKSFKIRRKVFAKVHEKFGGKLTFIVSGGAKLDPEIGEFYETLGIYVQEGYGLTETSPVIAVNTKKDRRIGTVGKKLDNIEAKIVDEELWVRGPIVMKGYYNKPEKTAEVITEDGWFKTGDLASIDEEGYVTIRGRRSSMIVLSNGKNIDPEKLENKVIEKSKKLIKELGVFGHNDKLVAIIVPDLLECRKQGITNIKAYVKNIVEDYNLTVHNYEKILDYKLYEEELPKTRVGKVRRFMLPELYLKTNVKKKQVEEPDDEVYRMLKDYIKKLKGIEAQPEENLELEIGMDSLDIVEFFAYVENSFGIHLDEEKFSEISNLKALSEYINEKATKIESGEVDWKKIIEAAPPVEEKNRWATRVLRPLLDLIIKVYFRLKRVNRDKLSDKPQQIFVANHQSFIDPLVLGSLLPAGILYNTIFLAIDWYFKKGLMKLLVSHGNVVLIDINKNIKKSVEEIAANVKAGKNVLIFPEGARTKDGKVAEFKKVFAIIAKELNVDVQCLGIKGAFEAYSRYMKFPKPKKIEVAVLEKFKPEGTYDEIVEKARNIIKDYVEGK
- the asnA gene encoding aspartate--ammonia ligase, giving the protein MGSIIIPEGYTSRQNIMETEIAIKLIKDFFEKELSKELNLTRISAPLFVKKTTGLNDNLNGVERPVAFEMKEAEGEVIEIVHSLAKWKRLALKRYGVNSGEGIYTDMNAIRRDEDLDNTHSIYVDQWDWERVIDREDRNIDFLKEIVNKIYSVFKKTEEMLAQKYENYTKFLPEKVTFITSQELENLYPGISSGERENRFAKEHGAIFIMQIGKMLESKERHDGRAPDYDDWELNGDLIMWNPVLDSALELSSMGIRVDSESLARQLKELDLEERKELEYHKMLLNNELPLTIGGGIGQSRICMFLLQRAHIGEVQASIWSDEIIAECEKNGINLL
- a CDS encoding acetyl-CoA carboxylase carboxyltransferase subunit alpha, with the protein product MSLKDEIKELEEKIEELKEFSKEKNIDFSKQIGELEKELEKKYKDFTENELDSWERIQISRNPKRPYTLDYINTLTEDFIELHGDRLSKDDHAIIGGLASIDGYKIMIIGHQKGRDLDSNMFRNFGMASPEGYRKALRLMRMAERFELPILTLIDTAGAYPGIEAEEKGQGEAIAKNLAEMFGLKVPIVSVIIGEGGSGGALGIGVADSVLMLENSVYSVISPEGCASILFNDSTKAAEAAKSLKMDAINLKSLGVIDDIIEEPLGGAHRNLEKTAKNLKAAVLKEFKRIDKFSIEELLEKRYEKFRNMGEFFENSADIVSE
- the accD gene encoding acetyl-CoA carboxylase, carboxyltransferase subunit beta; its protein translation is MGLFSSKKSKNKYVTLTSKSKLSMDIVDDNKWKKCSRCNEIIYNEDLKNNLNICPKCGHYFRLTAFERIELLTDEGSFIEEDITLTSKDFLNFPGYQEKLESSQEKSRMLDGVISGIGKINGIDVSIAVMEFSFMGGSMGSVVGEKITRTLERGLEKNIPVVIVSSSGGARMQEGILSLMQMAKTSGAVKRLNEAGIPFISVPVDPTTGGVTASFAMLGDIIVTEPGALIGFAGPRVIEQTVNQKLPKGFQKAEFLLEHGMVDVIAERKELKTTIYRILEKLI
- a CDS encoding RluA family pseudouridine synthase, yielding MEIFEYVVDSETEGMRIDRYLKKTFKHEPLSKIFQALRKGDVKVGGKKVKENYRLSLNERISVKYLKAETASNENKNFKKNKIEKKVLDKYKKCVIFENEDFFIVNKEGNIPMHKGTGHEYGLSEIFKEIYNSENINFANRLDYETSGLVIGCKTLKFLRYISEKIRNNEVRKKYIAVVHGIIEEEKFTIENYLLVEENGVSVTKNKTEGKKSITEFRCIGRKTSRKTNVKNPGKIGKTALDINLVTGRKHQIRAQISDYGYPIVGDRKYGKNDKSDILYLCCYYVAFDEYEYEIEKKFLNNQFMW